Proteins from one Cryptomeria japonica chromosome 4, Sugi_1.0, whole genome shotgun sequence genomic window:
- the LOC131069044 gene encoding uncharacterized protein LOC131069044 isoform X3 has product MPMAVITSLFRLICICMNVVLLLSLAEPKTTEICKAEQAQGFTIFYGQEYKYKIVENFFSNTGYILLELLGVLDNLKGVTSECTSSACLMKYIAAGDVQQIHQEDPEQILQFSAFLTSSSVAKQKCNYINVDPFKELKPLQRAEWIKFVAALMDYEGRANTIFKMVEENYLCLSALAMNASTKPTVAWMAFDKDTWSFSNTTYKLQYVLDAGGSNLDDSVYINTFNMSSPSDVESFHCILSGLDIAIDESYAAVPSNYTLSTFIENALVSENDNFSFVANQNVWRYDKQIGSSCTISNDWFDGAVSQPQIVLGDLIQALHPQTNYTTIFLRNIAKGDEIMPASSDKCTHNISSPLEPTLVPCNGLLIG; this is encoded by the exons atgccaaTGGCTGTCATCACTTCTTTGTTTAGACTTATTTGCATTTGTATGAATGTAGTGCTTCTACTCTCACTTGCTGAACCCAAAACTACAGAGATTTGCAAGGCTGAACAAGCTCAAGGATTCACCATTTTCTATGGACAAGAATACAAGTACAAAATTGTGGAGAACTTCTTTAGCAATACAGGCTACATTCTCCTAGAG TTACTCGGTGTACTAGATAACTTGAAAGGCGTAACATCAGAATGCACATCTTCTGCATGCCTGATGAAGTACATTGCTGCTGGTGATgttcaacaaatacatcaagaagaCCCAGAACAGATTTTACAATTTTCTGCATTTCTGACTTCATCTTCAGTGGCAAAACAGAAATGCAATTATATTAACGTTGATCCTTTTAAGGAGCTAAAACCGTTGCAG CGTGCAGAATGGATAAAGTTTGTGGCAGCACTAATGGACTATGAAGGCAGGGCTAATACTATATTTAAAATG GTAGAGGAGAATTATTTGTGTTTAAGTGCATTGGCAATGAATGCTTCCACGAAGCCAACTGTTGCATGGATGGCATTTGACAAG GATACTTGGTCCTTTTCGAATACGACATACAAGTTGCAG TATGTTTTAGATGCTGGCGGCTCAAATCTGGATGATTCGGTCTACATAAATACATTTAACATGTCATCGCCATCTGATGTAGAAAGCTTCCACTGCATTCTGTCT GGCCTGGATATTGCCATAGATGAGAGCTATGCGGCTGTACCATCAAATTACACACTATCAACATTCATTGAAAATGCCCTTGTATCCGAGAATGATAATTTTTCATTCGTAGCCAATCAAAACGTgtggagatatgataagcaaattggcAGCTCTTGTACCATTAGTAATG ATTGGTTTGATGGTGCTGTTTCACAACCTCAGATAGTGCTCGGAGATCTCATTCAGGCTTTGCATCCTCAAACCAATTACACTACAATTTTCTTAAGGAATATtgcaaag GGTGACGAAATAATGCCTGCAAGCAGTGATAAGTGCACACATAACATATCTTCTCCTTTGGAACCCACCTTGGTACCTTGCAATGGTCTTCTGATTGGATAA
- the LOC131069044 gene encoding uncharacterized protein LOC131069044 isoform X1 yields MPMAVITSLFRLICICMNVVLLLSLAEPKTTEICKAEQAQGFTIFYGQEYKYKIVENFFSNTGYILLEEIPSRNNTHCTAKLKSFTAPFANYSVDNTKVPVSFLELLGVLDNLKGVTSECTSSACLMKYIAAGDVQQIHQEDPEQILQFSAFLTSSSVAKQKCNYINVDPFKELKPLQRAEWIKFVAALMDYEGRANTIFKMVEENYLCLSALAMNASTKPTVAWMAFDKDTWSFSNTTYKLQYVLDAGGSNLDDSVYINTFNMSSPSDVESFHCILSGLDIAIDESYAAVPSNYTLSTFIENALVSENDNFSFVANQNVWRYDKQIGSSCTISNDWFDGAVSQPQIVLGDLIQALHPQTNYTTIFLRNIAKGDEIMPASSDKCTHNISSPLEPTLVPCNGLLIG; encoded by the exons atgccaaTGGCTGTCATCACTTCTTTGTTTAGACTTATTTGCATTTGTATGAATGTAGTGCTTCTACTCTCACTTGCTGAACCCAAAACTACAGAGATTTGCAAGGCTGAACAAGCTCAAGGATTCACCATTTTCTATGGACAAGAATACAAGTACAAAATTGTGGAGAACTTCTTTAGCAATACAGGCTACATTCTCCTAGAG GAAATTCCAAGTAGAAATAATACCCATTGTACTGCCAAGCTCAAATCATTTACTGCACCCTTTGCAAACTATTCTGTTGATAACACCAAGGTTCCAG TGTCATTTCTGGAG TTACTCGGTGTACTAGATAACTTGAAAGGCGTAACATCAGAATGCACATCTTCTGCATGCCTGATGAAGTACATTGCTGCTGGTGATgttcaacaaatacatcaagaagaCCCAGAACAGATTTTACAATTTTCTGCATTTCTGACTTCATCTTCAGTGGCAAAACAGAAATGCAATTATATTAACGTTGATCCTTTTAAGGAGCTAAAACCGTTGCAG CGTGCAGAATGGATAAAGTTTGTGGCAGCACTAATGGACTATGAAGGCAGGGCTAATACTATATTTAAAATG GTAGAGGAGAATTATTTGTGTTTAAGTGCATTGGCAATGAATGCTTCCACGAAGCCAACTGTTGCATGGATGGCATTTGACAAG GATACTTGGTCCTTTTCGAATACGACATACAAGTTGCAG TATGTTTTAGATGCTGGCGGCTCAAATCTGGATGATTCGGTCTACATAAATACATTTAACATGTCATCGCCATCTGATGTAGAAAGCTTCCACTGCATTCTGTCT GGCCTGGATATTGCCATAGATGAGAGCTATGCGGCTGTACCATCAAATTACACACTATCAACATTCATTGAAAATGCCCTTGTATCCGAGAATGATAATTTTTCATTCGTAGCCAATCAAAACGTgtggagatatgataagcaaattggcAGCTCTTGTACCATTAGTAATG ATTGGTTTGATGGTGCTGTTTCACAACCTCAGATAGTGCTCGGAGATCTCATTCAGGCTTTGCATCCTCAAACCAATTACACTACAATTTTCTTAAGGAATATtgcaaag GGTGACGAAATAATGCCTGCAAGCAGTGATAAGTGCACACATAACATATCTTCTCCTTTGGAACCCACCTTGGTACCTTGCAATGGTCTTCTGATTGGATAA
- the LOC131069044 gene encoding uncharacterized protein LOC131069044 isoform X2: MPMAVITSLFRLICICMNVVLLLSLAEPKTTEICKAEQAQGFTIFYGQEYKYKIVENFFSNTGYILLEEIPSRNNTHCTAKLKSFTAPFANYSVDNTKVPEFLQLLGVLDNLKGVTSECTSSACLMKYIAAGDVQQIHQEDPEQILQFSAFLTSSSVAKQKCNYINVDPFKELKPLQRAEWIKFVAALMDYEGRANTIFKMVEENYLCLSALAMNASTKPTVAWMAFDKDTWSFSNTTYKLQYVLDAGGSNLDDSVYINTFNMSSPSDVESFHCILSGLDIAIDESYAAVPSNYTLSTFIENALVSENDNFSFVANQNVWRYDKQIGSSCTISNDWFDGAVSQPQIVLGDLIQALHPQTNYTTIFLRNIAKGDEIMPASSDKCTHNISSPLEPTLVPCNGLLIG, encoded by the exons atgccaaTGGCTGTCATCACTTCTTTGTTTAGACTTATTTGCATTTGTATGAATGTAGTGCTTCTACTCTCACTTGCTGAACCCAAAACTACAGAGATTTGCAAGGCTGAACAAGCTCAAGGATTCACCATTTTCTATGGACAAGAATACAAGTACAAAATTGTGGAGAACTTCTTTAGCAATACAGGCTACATTCTCCTAGAG GAAATTCCAAGTAGAAATAATACCCATTGTACTGCCAAGCTCAAATCATTTACTGCACCCTTTGCAAACTATTCTGTTGATAACACCAAGGTTCCAG AGTTTTTGCAGTTACTCGGTGTACTAGATAACTTGAAAGGCGTAACATCAGAATGCACATCTTCTGCATGCCTGATGAAGTACATTGCTGCTGGTGATgttcaacaaatacatcaagaagaCCCAGAACAGATTTTACAATTTTCTGCATTTCTGACTTCATCTTCAGTGGCAAAACAGAAATGCAATTATATTAACGTTGATCCTTTTAAGGAGCTAAAACCGTTGCAG CGTGCAGAATGGATAAAGTTTGTGGCAGCACTAATGGACTATGAAGGCAGGGCTAATACTATATTTAAAATG GTAGAGGAGAATTATTTGTGTTTAAGTGCATTGGCAATGAATGCTTCCACGAAGCCAACTGTTGCATGGATGGCATTTGACAAG GATACTTGGTCCTTTTCGAATACGACATACAAGTTGCAG TATGTTTTAGATGCTGGCGGCTCAAATCTGGATGATTCGGTCTACATAAATACATTTAACATGTCATCGCCATCTGATGTAGAAAGCTTCCACTGCATTCTGTCT GGCCTGGATATTGCCATAGATGAGAGCTATGCGGCTGTACCATCAAATTACACACTATCAACATTCATTGAAAATGCCCTTGTATCCGAGAATGATAATTTTTCATTCGTAGCCAATCAAAACGTgtggagatatgataagcaaattggcAGCTCTTGTACCATTAGTAATG ATTGGTTTGATGGTGCTGTTTCACAACCTCAGATAGTGCTCGGAGATCTCATTCAGGCTTTGCATCCTCAAACCAATTACACTACAATTTTCTTAAGGAATATtgcaaag GGTGACGAAATAATGCCTGCAAGCAGTGATAAGTGCACACATAACATATCTTCTCCTTTGGAACCCACCTTGGTACCTTGCAATGGTCTTCTGATTGGATAA